The Lysinibacillus timonensis nucleotide sequence TCTAAATTCATACAACTCAGAGGCATCAAATGGAATAATATCTGCGCTTACTTGCCTAGCTGTACGTTCTTCTAGCATTAATTCATGATGCGTTTGGTTTTTCTTATAATGCTTACGAGAGTTTAATTTCATGATAATTTCTGTTAGATAAGCCTGAGCTTCTTCTAGACTTGTAAACGTATCTCGATGGGCAAATGCTTTCCGGCGGATATATTCTACACTTCGCTCTACATGCCCCTTCTGATTTCCTTTTCTCGGTTCACATAGTCGTATTTTAAAATGATAATGCATCGATAGATTTTTCATACCATCGGTAATCTCACGTTCAGTCCCAATAAAGTTCTTTACAACTGTCCGCATATTATCGTAGGTAAAAACTTCTGGTACAAAGCCTAAATAGTCAATACATTTTACATGAGCATCTTGTACGCACACCATTGTTTCGGATTCATATAGATATGCAAATCTATCATTACTATATGGTAGGTTAAAGACCGCCATTGAAAGAGAACGTAATGTTTGATCAATGAATAATTTTACTTCTCCCCAGTCAAATTCAATCTCATGGCCAGCAGTTGCCTTTTGACGAATAAAGACTTCTTTTTGACGTTTCTCCTCACTATTTACAAAATTTCTAACAGTGGTATAACTAATTTCAAAACCTTCATCTAATAACTTTTCATGAATATCAATCATTTTTAGTTGTTGCTTGTGCATTTGATGTTGCCGTTTATACTCATTATCTTTTAACATTTTTCGAATACGTTTCATCACCGTAGGTGTTAATGCTCTTTTATTTCCTTTTCGTTTCTTATACGACGGAGGCGTTACATAGTTATCTGTAATAGGTAGTTCCCGAATATCTTGCTTTCTTTTTTCAAGATCCTCTTCAATATATTTTTTTACAGTATTCCGGGAAATCCCAAGCTCCTTGGCAATTTGACGCTGACTTTTATCATCTTGATGAAAGGCAATTAGCACTCTCTGTTTCTTTTCCAATGAAATCACCTCTATACGCTCCTAACTCTATGAAGTTAGGATTATTTTCATATAAAAGTGGCTCACTTTTCAACTGCGATAGTGGCTCAGTTTTAGCTTATCAAATACATACGATATTTTAACTTATCCATTTCTACTATTAATACGTATTCCGAAAACCACTCTCCCCATTTTCCTATGCTATTTATTTTCTCAACTTTTGTAATTTCAATGTTGTTTTTTAATACATTTTGTTTAACATAATTTAGCTTATTATTTGTATATAGATTTACTGAAATATAAGCTGTTATAAGTAAAAATCCTAGACATACGATAAATGTTGTCACTTTTTTCATTTATTCACCCATAATTTCACTAATTGTATTTTTCCGGAACAATATACACGTTCAATCAGTTTTACTATTGAAACAGTCTTCACAAATGAATCTACCTTCATTATTTAAAAACGCTTTCATTTCCGTAATACCTTTTCGCTTAGGGTAACGCATTTTTACATAAACAAGGTCATCTTCCTTAATCAATTGATCACACATAATACATTTCGGCTTATCCCAAAGCATTCTAATACGCCCCCTGTAATCTTTAATAACTAAAACACAATTAATAAAGATGAATACTATTCAAACTACATCACTAACCTACAATTTTTTACTATTTATTCATAAGAACAGTTTAACATAAATATCCATCTCCATTGATTATCCAC carries:
- a CDS encoding Fe3+ hydroxamate ABC transporter substrate-binding protein, translated to MLWDKPKCIMCDQLIKEDDLVYVKMRYPKRKGITEMKAFLNNEGRFICEDCFNSKTD
- the istA gene encoding IS21 family transposase — protein: MEKKQRVLIAFHQDDKSQRQIAKELGISRNTVKKYIEEDLEKRKQDIRELPITDNYVTPPSYKKRKGNKRALTPTVMKRIRKMLKDNEYKRQHQMHKQQLKMIDIHEKLLDEGFEISYTTVRNFVNSEEKRQKEVFIRQKATAGHEIEFDWGEVKLFIDQTLRSLSMAVFNLPYSNDRFAYLYESETMVCVQDAHVKCIDYLGFVPEVFTYDNMRTVVKNFIGTEREITDGMKNLSMHYHFKIRLCEPRKGNQKGHVERSVEYIRRKAFAHRDTFTSLEEAQAYLTEIIMKLNSRKHYKKNQTHHELMLEERTARQVSADIIPFDASELYEFRVDKYSTITYRQNRYSVPEGNVGEWVKVKASAEKILIFSENACIATHKRSWQIHQWIMDIYHYLRTFEKKKGALAQSECLSQAPTKIKKLYKDYYIGNERDFLELLIYLKEHNNLEKVIAAIEQLEKNPMVQITTEKVIFLANQGEAIHKTVHSKNEVTTQSLENLSAITALFETKKTGVLH